tgtaatgTGTAATTATTGACATTCTTGGACAATTGTTAGTGTTAAGATATGGAACAAGTTTTTAATCATTGTATTGTATGTGCGGCTTGTAATGATAACATACCGGAGAAACCGAAGGCTGAGTCTCCTTCGACGCAAATTACTCGCTTGCCGGGTGCGTAGTCGCGGCACCACATTGCGGCTGCGATCGCGAAGCCGGGACCCACCTTTGAATTAAATGTTCTAATATGAGCATAGatcttgtaaaataatattgacatACCAGTTTTTATCTACACTCATATCCAGAAGAGAAGAAAGATATTTTGTATGACTGTTATTGATTCATAAACTAAAGGAtcaaattcataaattattttctgattAACTGCATATGTGTACTACTCAAAATGTAAATCACTATAATGGGCTAGTATACTCATGGagtaacaaacatttttattggcaattttaacctttttgaagatttaaataaagaataaagtaaaaacttaCACCCATAGTGCCGAAAGTGCCAGCATCGAGCCTGTGTCGTGGCTTATTGTTGAGTAGGAGACCGCGGCCGATGTCCATAGTGTTGGCGCCTTCGCTCACTATGATTGAGTCCTTGGGAATGTTGTCTTGAACCGTCTTGAAGACTGCGAAGTAGTTTAGTGGCTGTGTTGTGTTGCTGGCTTGAGCCTGGATTATGGAAATAATAGTTTTAGGAAATAACAATTGTAATTGGTAAATTATGACTGGTTTATGGGCCTACTTGGCATTACTAcagaaagaagacggatcacaatccatacaaaattgccccacgtcctataacaatgtgacgtatctcaaaaaaaagataaaaatgtttaaaaaaatatggcatactctctaattcattttttttacaccttcatacgaaaaaaatgctttaaaaattgttcaggcgctgttatgaaaacatcgttcatagaactattaatggactattttattaaattatttttttgtttgatagggtatacctcacaggtggtcccatagtcatcaggtcaggatctgatgatggaaaccctgagaaattcagggcaacttttgaaagttgtaggcatgcgcaggataaaaacttgactataagatgtatgtctcataacactatgcaacagtgaagattcggagctaacctgatgatggagacgaaagaaggtcgagggaactcgacaactgaatatgtaaactacctcgtgtttgggcttgtattatttgtattgaatagacctttgcaacagtgaaggtttggagctgatccgatgatgaagaccagagaaggtcggggggactcgacaacaaaatatgtaaactacctcagaagtcggtgtctaatggacgtgcctaagtttatatccccaccgacttctaggccgatgctcctaagaatagttttttttgggagtctgttttattttattgtaaaaagtttttttttttatttttggcttttcagtgacaagcacagttgtcactatccgcataagtggaaagttctcatcaatacgaataatttaagcccaaacacgaggtagttcacatattcagttgtcgagttccctcgcccttctctggtctccatcatcagatcagctccaaaccttcactgttgcaaaggtctattcaatacaaataatacaagcccaaatacgaggtagtttacatattcagttgtcgagttccctcgaccttctttcgtctccatcatcaggttagctccgaatcttcactgttgcatagtgttatgagacatacatcttatagtcaagtttttatcctgcgcatgcctacaactttcaaaagttgccctgaatttctcagggtttccatcatcagatcctgacctgatgattatgggaccacctgtgaggtatactctatcaaacaaaaaaacaatttaataaaatagtccattaatagttctatgaacgacgttttcataacagcgcctgaacaatttttaaagcatttttttcgtgtgaaggtgtaaaaaaaatgaattagagagtatgccatattttttaaaacatttttatcttttttttgagatacgtcacattgttataggacgtggggcaattttgatccatcttctttatttAACAGATGTTTTTGCTCATTTGAATCTCTCGTATACAGGACTTGCTAGATTGTTTTTTGAACTTTCTAAAGGTAGTgggttgagttttttttttaagtcgtttCCCCGTTGATTTGAGAAGTTTGGCTGCAAATATTGAGATAGGTCTGGCTGTATAGCTTGAATGTGTTCTTTGTAGGTTGATTTTTGTACAACAGTTGATGGTTATAGGCCAtatcaataaaatgtttaatttagatACCTTTACAAATTCAGTATTAGTCTTCTGTTTTTGCTTCAACGCTTGCCACCAGCTGTTGCTGCTGGGTTGCAGGTTGAATTTCTTCTCTCCGAGCTTCTGAACGAGTGCCTCGGTGAACGGCTTGATGTCCGAGTGGACGGCCACTTCAGACTTGATGCTGTTGTGGAACTCCTCGGGAGTAATGTCCACCTGgaagtaaaaacaataatttagatGCCATTTCTGCAGAACTTATACAGAGCTTTGCAAAGATATGTATCTGTATCCACGAGTTAAGGGCAGCTAAGATTTCTTTTTCTATAATGGAGTCATGaattggtgatattttttttgaaaatcatttACTATGACCCATTTAAAAAAAGCAGGACATAATCAATTGACCCCCTGGGATTATCTAACTATCAGACTCTTATTATCCacattttcatttcaattgCGCTTTACTTTTGTACCGATCTCTAAAATACCTCAGAGTGGGCAACTATTTTCAAGCATGATTATTTTCAGATCATACTTGTATCCACATAGCATTCCTTACCTGTATAACTTTAACATCAGGTGCGAACCGGGGCTGTTGTCCGAAGTGCAGCATCCAGTTGAGCCTAGCGCCTAATAGTAGGATGACATCGGCCTTGAGTAACGCTTGTGTTCGCGCTGTCGACACGCAGTATTCCGACTCATCGGGTACCACGCCTTTGCctatgtgaaaaataaaaattgataaaatatgtaggctgaaaattttcattttctggAGGTACATTTTGAGAGCGGGAGTTTTGCTACGGATTTCGATATATGTAGTTGAAAACACCGATTCAAGTACCTTTGTGAtgcagtacataaggcagttcATAAGGTGTGTACCTACATAACGGACTTTATGAGTAGGTACAAAGAGAGAATGTGTCACAAGAAAATTTGGGTTGTAGGCATTATTAAtcaacttcaaaaaaggagaaggttctcaattcgtcggaatctcttataatatttaaaaaaaaatctccacACATACCCATAGGCGTCGGCAGAAAGGGCAGTTTAGTGTTTTCTACGAGTTTAGTAATAGCTTCCTCAGCCCTCGCGTGGGCGGCGCCTTTGCCCACTATAACGAGGGGTCGCTCGGCCTTCGACAATAGTTCCGCAGCTTGAGCCACTAAAGCTGGGTTCGGATGAGCTAGCGATACGGGCTCTGCGTTGTAGAAGTCCATTGGTACTTTATCTTCGTCAGCCTCGGCCTGGGGAAGAAATTAAAATAGGAAAGTTTTTAATCGAACTCATAATAAGGAGGAGGTTGGTTGGAGGTTCTTACCGGCAAGGATCTTACCGGTAAACTAAGGTTTATTATATTGCATAAGAGTATTAAAAAATTGGCTCTAGTTTTGAGTTTATCTAGCAGTGAGGAAATAATAAGACCCCCAAATGAATACACACTCGAATACCCCCAACTCCACTAAGGTGACATCTTAAAAGGAAATTGCACAAGGTTTAAGACTCCCTTCCGAACAGGTACCTGTTACGACTGACAACCTGTAAATACATCTGATCAAGAGTATCTAAGAGATTTTCAAGTTCCCCTCCCTATATCCCCCGTTTTATAACTCATAAGACTACATACCATAAGAAGTGTTCCCGGCATATCGAGATAGGAGACTCCAGGTCGTCCCGCCGCGGCGAGTCGCACCGCCTTCTCCACGTGCAGCGGAATGAGGCGCGGGGACGGCGGCCGCGCGGCGTATTTACAGTACAGGCGACTGGATTCCACCTGGAGacaaacaatatttgtttatgtaagTAGTGTAAGTAAAGATCGGTAAATGTGTAAGTGTTAGAGAATTTTTGCTGCCAGCAGCAGCTGTATACTTGGCGTTTCACTCATGTGCCgtggaaacttcttcccgtgtCCGGATAAAACCTACATCCTGTTTAAGTTTGTTGCCTGAAGATAGTGAAGCTTCTCAAGAGAGAAAGATTTGTTTAAACGGTTCGGTAGTTTTGGaactttttacaaataaacaaaaaaaatattcccctGGGTTATATTATGCTCCAAATGTGATTTTGTTCGGTTCTAGTAAAAGAAAACCGATTTGAGATGGAATTCCTTAAAGATGCTTAAATGAGCTATTTTATCCAGCTGTATAAAGTCGATACTTAGTTCTCTCAAGATGTTGGTGAATCGCTGGAAAAAGCTACAATCCATTTTGGTACATTCATGATTTGGTAAAAATCCTAGACTGCCGAATATGTAGCTACATACCTATATTCAACAAACATTATCCTAGAATCCTAGGAAACTTTTAGTTAGCAGGTAGGTACATGTATCTAAAGCTAGTCGCAATAATCacgtttttataaataagatacAGATCTTATATTTGAGCTTATCTTATATTTACGTGatattacatttacatacaaTAATCTTTATTCAAGGTCGCAACTAGAAGTTCTAgagttttttgtgaaaactcgAAAACAAACGAGCGTTAATgcaaatcccacccaaaacaaaaatgtgaaaggctgccaagttcgataatatggaaatccttcgcctataaaagaagtgagatctgaataagtaccaagttccatacacatacctcagttaaaaatagttactttttaatgatgttacttggcaagttttcacacaccttataaacctactaaacgcaatgaatcaagtatttaattttctattaaaacttgccaagtaacattattaaaaagtaactatttttaactgaggtatgtgtatggaacttggtacttattcagatctcacttcttttataggcgaaggatttccatattatcgaacttggcagcctttcacatttttgttttgggtgagatttcatttatttttgtaaggttgtttattttatttttttcttatgattaagttagttaaggaaatgtctcatttatactatctttcagattttttaatatgcactatgcttcttacaaagaaatgaactagattaactaaatggactagatttaccaactgactgacatgacatgttatcatatattatgttcgtggatcaaacttacacattcgttattttcgaaagtgactcacacttggccgttttcagatttttactttgactaaatacaaacctttgtaacgaatttcagatcggtacgaccattcgaagatatattatataaatatagataaatttagttcgttttagttccttaggggtataaatttacactgggtattttacaccttcattattttgaaaccgactcacacttggccattttcagatttttccctttaccttgacataaagacctacctccatgccaaatttcaagtcaatacgaccattggaagtggtctaggtttttgatgagtgagtcagtgaatcagtgagtcagtcagtgagtgtatagtaaaaatagcgattttctgacgtcaatatctcaagacctacaataggtatattaatgaaattttgtattttagataagtgagggggtctcaacagatactagaaatttgaaatgaaataaaatagattttgagttataggggggtcgaatttggcccgaaatggttcgtgtaatataacccacggccggtgtgtcgctttttttgctcgaacttggcggacacactgccgtgtgtctagataattaTACCTACGTTGGTAATTAATAATACTTAGGTAAGTGTGTATTGACGGACCTGTAACCTGCTTTTGTAATAAaggttaaattaatattctgtaAGAATTCAATtatcaataataatgattaatgAATATGTGTAAGTATTCCTTTATTGAATAGCGTAATTTAAATACTTACGACTGTCTACATAAGGAGTACTTATTTCTTATTCAGAGCTTATATCTATTTTAAAGTGTATCTTCTATCAAAACTCATTACATCTCTCATCTAGCTATATTTTTCTAGGCATAATAATTCTTCTGATCAATAAATACGTGGTCTATCTAATCTAATCTTTTAGTTTGCTTGGTTACAATGTTTGGCTGTACTTTAATATGTACGAGTACATGTGTATAAGACACTGTTTTGCtcattattttctatgtaacgATTATGACAACAGttaattaagatattatacCTGAGGCCATTCCTGGAAGCCTCCGATACCTTCATGGTCTTGTGGGCAAGAGCCAGCGATCACTATAAGGGGCCAGCAGTTCACTTGAGCATTGGCCATGCCTCCAATGCAGTGCAGCAGACCAGGGCCTGATACAGCAAGGCATACTCCAGGCTTACCTGTAATTGGAAATAATAAATTTGTTCAGATATCTATAAATTTGCTCCAGTTGCCTGGGTAataaggccgatttcggccacggcagctggtctcatgtaaggagatcagccagctgcacaggacatattatagtgcacaagtgcgctcactattccttcactgtcatagcccgatgggacaagACAAGTtgtctgggtaactgggttgaggaggtcagaaaggaaGTTGGTCCATGCAAAACACTCATTTGCATCTAGTTAGATGGGAAAAGgtaaggcagatgatgatggtcAGGATGGTCTATAGTAAGGCTGAAGGGGGCCTCCCTGGTAGGCTGGAATAACAGATTTTATACTTGATTACATTCCAAAATTTGTTAGCAATCGCACATTCATTTATCTCAGTTATCAAGTAAAGCATGCTCAGTTGTTACCTCATATCAGTAAAAATGTGATTATCCTATTATTTCCAGATTAAGATTACCTACACACGTTTTAGCATTTAAAATACATGAATACGTTTTATAATTAAGCAGAAAGTATTACAGTCATGAAATAATTGAATGAAAATCAGTAATTTGAAATGTTGACTTTGAACAAGTCAAATCTTATAATCATAGCATAGTCTGGTTGATAGTGTTAGTTAGTTACTTATGACTTTATGACCTTTACTTTTTTGCAAATCAGTTGGTGGTACAAAGTTCACAAGTCTAGAAGTTGTAGCATTATATATAGATTTTAAGTACCTCATGTTGTACTTTAACCTGTCAGTCCAGTTTAGTCAACATGACTTAAATGCTTCTCGATCAGAAAAAAACAAAGTTGTTAAAAATACCTCTTCAAAATGTGGCTAAATGTACAACAAAATAACAAGTATATAGTAACAAGAGTCAGATTGTGTtatcaaaagaaataatttatttctgtcTCTTGAGATACTTGTATGCTAAATTCGAAATGCATTTTGTTCCGTGAAAAGATTCAACTAGTTTATACAACAAAGCAGAcacaatagtaaaaaaaaactgtgtgtCTCACGTATGACACATGAGACAGGGAAGTTTTTAGGATACCCTAAACTTATACAGTATAGAGAAGTTATcaaattaatagtttttatttcagttaatcCTTTGAAGGGTCTCAGAAAAAATTAGACAATACTTGTATGGATAAAAATTACTATTGAATCAAAGGCTTCTTTGTTTGCAGATATACAGATGGTATATTTACCTGTAAGGTAGCCAACAGCTTGAGCGGCATAGCAAGCAGCTTGTTCATTGCGCATGCCTACATACTTCAGGCCAGCCATTTGGAAGGCCAGAGCAGTCTCAATCACAGGGATACCCACAATGCCGAACACATACTCGACAccctagaaaaaaaaatactttagttACATAAACGTCATTAACATGATCAAAACAGGTCATTGCCTTTTATGGAATTAACATATTCACTTGGTTTTGTCAGTTATCAGTTAGTTAGAGGGAAGAATTACtatgtattgtatgtaataaaaatattgacatgtttaatttattttataaaatgactaATTGATTTTAAACAGGTTCAGATTTcaaactttaaaacaataacaaacctGCTTCTTCAAACTCTCAGCTAAAATGGTATTCCCGTCGACACCCATTGCTTGAGTTAATTTCGGCGATATATGAATGGAACGTCTTATTAGCAGCTGGCTAACTCtacctaataacattttatacaattaaattaattattatcttaaCAACAAGCAGCCTTCTGAGTTTCGATCAGAAACCAGAGTCAAAATACTCGACAGATACTTGAAGAGTTGAGTGCAAAACTTATCTCAGTACATAGTTTAACAAAAACACAatccaaattgaataaaaataacttgcagtttatcaataaatatatctaGACTTAACTTACCACCCAATAAGAAAACTCATCACTAAATTTACAACTCTAAAAGATTACTTGTCGGCAGCGCACTAAAATAATCAGATATCTGAACACATTGTAGTTTGACCTAAAATTAAGATATGATAAACAGAAACAAATAAGACTTTGGACTTTGAATCGTTGCGATTTTGCGCGCGGAGCTCGTCAAAGTCAAACTGACAGTCtattatagttatatgtcaatgggacgtatagttatgcagaaacgttccaacccactgtagcGTAAATGCTtgtatctcaaattaaacttgaatttgagatataagcatttacgcgtttcagttgtattcttttttattctaacaagtaaaggtactagaggttttattgttgaattatattgagtttagataaccatatgctaaattttaggctgttcaatcacaataactcgatttcgggtgacttgtgggttgaaacgtttctgcataactacgtccatgTATTGTCAATGATGTATTGTAGTCTTTGATGTGATGGTCTTTGCCATGTCTttgccatagacataatattattaaacaggactgcgcatataaacccaaaaaacgagccgagtgaaacagttagtacggaggctgtctgtccctttctaatagggtgactatgagattaagctatgtgagacaaatccgaatttgctaagattattaaacacagattagtattgaagttttaacttacgcagtttgtgaccttaagatactaataaaggcttttaataattagcggaaattagcagtataaaagcaggaagattcgaagtgaagactgttttttttgtatttctacttcatatatagactgctgagccatttatgtcgcctttcttcattttttgggaagctataacaatagtacaacagttttaaaatccatcacccatattttgactcgttacaagaattcatgggcaccctagttgtttggtttacgaaaatgttattattagctaacctgtggaacgatatattgcaaccaccataggattcacttttgcaagtagaaacgcaacactttttcaccattttaatagtttaaattgatttaatacaaaaaaaaaataaacaaaattttaaatgctgattacgcgccaagaatgttcagggttaccgctataaaataaaaaaaagcaaaataaaaatttatgttgtttatgttttaataataaatacgaataaattaatgcgattgttattaatttgttgacttacaattgttaaaataagataaaaatataagtgattcaattgtttttgggaagacaaaacttttgatcacaacatttttttatgctggcaaggtgttagaaagagacaaatagcctccgttcgaactatccctctcggctcggatttgcctctgtgtattatgcaaccaatttagtaccttattgcgttagaatagagttcattttcgtaaatatatattttgagcgtgcgcaatcttgtttagtaatattatatctatgtgtcTTTGCTGACAGTGATGACAGCCGGTAGCTGAGTGTGTACAGAGTGTTGAACGATTTTCTACCAAATTAGGTGTCTAATGTTTCGCGCCCTTACTCAATCTTATTTCAGAACCACAAAAGTTGTGTTAGAAAGAAACAGTTATAGTTACTCTGggtaaaaaacaaactaaactaTAATCTTATGTAGATAAGATACTATTTAGGATACAAAACtgttcacaaacaaataataatatgttagcGAACACAGGCAATTTCGGAGACAATTTATTACATGTTTTGAACTaccataaaatttatattttatgaagatgGCAACAATAATTGTAATGGATCCTCAGACAGAACAATAATAAGGCCTACAATACCATTGTGTAATATTAATGTTGTGCAATTGTTGTTGTCGCTAAATATCATTACGCATTGCATCTTCGATATTAGATAACCTTACACGGTcagtttgttttattgattaacaatttgttttactgaatttaattgatcgtctaGGGAGCTCTTATCATTAAGATTGTCATTTGctttttagttcaattttctGACGCGGGCGCTGTTTAATAAGTAAGAgcaaataatatagttttcCACTCTACGATAATGCGATTGGGAAAGTTGGAAAACActgttgatttctgacacttacgcgaaagGTCTAACCttgaaataaaacttgtaaCCTTGTCTGACCATATATGCTTTAAAGGATCTGAAatgtcgggattaaataatataaatagttaaatacctatataagcGCGATAAAAGAAAAAGCTTTTCAtgatatatatataaacataaaacattttcttaagTGATCTTCAAGTTCTCCGAGGAGAATTTTTGTACAGCAAAAAGAAAACCGGCAAACTCTATGCTCAGATGTTTGGTATTTAGATCTGCCTGacagatttttttgaaataactgTAATGTAAAGAAACCaaagtgaaaaaaaattgctgagTTTCCTAAGACGACATACTGACCAGTTTTGCTCTTCTTTATatggaaaattgttttttcatcccaccatctcggaaagagtagttttaccctttgatatctgagcgcaaaagccgtttttatcctctagagcggcaaagtgatttgaatttagaacatcgcgTGCAATAcctactccatttgtgacaatcttgataagacttttcaaacaaatacatattaaacaaataaaatactgcttactataattattcaattaattaagtaatttttattactgtttttacatagatttttaacctcgtttcatttttaaactgagttttcaaataaatgaactttaataggcacttctttttaatttgatactcatatgtgcgcgccattttgtttttttgcatttagtaatttcctcgatgaggtgggatgaaaagttacgtgttgcactcgagtgcaaagatttttcaccttgtgctcttttgattccctcgctatcgctcaggattctaattattgaaacactcgctacgctcgtgtttcaattttagtcatcaaaattgagcccgcggttaaaaagcaactttgcactcttgtataacaaataactatttcttCATCTCACTATTTTTCGACTTTTATGCGCATTTAATAGACATAATACGACTGTAGCAGCAATGCAGgtaaagttgataaataaaacagcaatgatggtgtaaagtagaagagtatagtatatcgtatattttgtaaatacagaacgagCTTAAGTCTAAAATAACAGGGGCCGAAGTAGTGTTAACGCTCAAGCGAGAGCGTCGCGCGATTGTCCAATAAGAACGCTCTGATAAGACTCTGTGAGTACCTAAAAGAAACGAGACAGATGCGCGCGCGAGCGAGATAGCACGAACGTAAATATAACGCGTTCGGCGCGAGCGGTCTTCAATCCCATGTTGTGGGTGGTGTAGCGAAGCGTACCTCACAGTACCCCCCCCTTAGCGAAGCGTACGTTTGGCTTGCATACTCTGCCGGTCCTGGTGACGTAGGGTTGC
This genomic interval from Helicoverpa zea isolate HzStark_Cry1AcR chromosome 18, ilHelZeax1.1, whole genome shotgun sequence contains the following:
- the LOC124638887 gene encoding 2-hydroxyacyl-CoA lyase 1 isoform X2: MGVDGNTILAESLKKQGVEYVFGIVGIPVIETALAFQMAGLKYVGMRNEQAACYAAQAVGYLTGKPGVCLAVSGPGLLHCIGGMANAQVNCWPLIVIAGSCPQDHEGIGGFQEWPQVESSRLYCKYAARPPSPRLIPLHVEKAVRLAAAGRPGVSYLDMPGTLLMAEADEDKVPMDFYNAEPVSLAHPNPALVAQAAELLSKAERPLVIVGKGAAHARAEEAITKLVENTKLPFLPTPMGKGVVPDESEYCVSTARTQALLKADVILLLGARLNWMLHFGQQPRFAPDVKVIQVDITPEEFHNSIKSEVAVHSDIKPFTEALVQKLGEKKFNLQPSSNSWWQALKQKQKTNTEFVKAQASNTTQPLNYFAVFKTVQDNIPKDSIIVSEGANTMDIGRGLLLNNKPRHRLDAGTFGTMGVGPGFAIAAAMWCRDYAPGKRVICVEGDSAFGFSGMEIETMFRYKLPVIIVIVNNNGIYSGFPKDVMADIQSGGDITQCTPPTALSCEVRYEKMMEIFGETGHLCRTVEEIEAAIKKAVAVTDKPSIINILIDPQSNRKPQTFNWLTESKL
- the LOC124638887 gene encoding 2-hydroxyacyl-CoA lyase 1 isoform X1; this encodes MLLGRVSQLLIRRSIHISPKLTQAMGVDGNTILAESLKKQGVEYVFGIVGIPVIETALAFQMAGLKYVGMRNEQAACYAAQAVGYLTGKPGVCLAVSGPGLLHCIGGMANAQVNCWPLIVIAGSCPQDHEGIGGFQEWPQVESSRLYCKYAARPPSPRLIPLHVEKAVRLAAAGRPGVSYLDMPGTLLMAEADEDKVPMDFYNAEPVSLAHPNPALVAQAAELLSKAERPLVIVGKGAAHARAEEAITKLVENTKLPFLPTPMGKGVVPDESEYCVSTARTQALLKADVILLLGARLNWMLHFGQQPRFAPDVKVIQVDITPEEFHNSIKSEVAVHSDIKPFTEALVQKLGEKKFNLQPSSNSWWQALKQKQKTNTEFVKAQASNTTQPLNYFAVFKTVQDNIPKDSIIVSEGANTMDIGRGLLLNNKPRHRLDAGTFGTMGVGPGFAIAAAMWCRDYAPGKRVICVEGDSAFGFSGMEIETMFRYKLPVIIVIVNNNGIYSGFPKDVMADIQSGGDITQCTPPTALSCEVRYEKMMEIFGETGHLCRTVEEIEAAIKKAVAVTDKPSIINILIDPQSNRKPQTFNWLTESKL